A part of Magnetospirillum sp. ME-1 genomic DNA contains:
- the cobD gene encoding threonine-phosphate decarboxylase CobD, with product MTRLPLHGGDLAAAQARWGQPAEGWLDLSTGINPWPWPWPHPLFDPNPACWRRLPDSGANQALLDAASRRWAVPAAARVVAGTGSQALIQALPRITKPTRAAILAPTYGEHARAWTAAGHDVREIAGLDDMGEARVVVAVNPNNPDGRVIEPGRLLDLAGRLAGQGGMLVVDEAFCDERPDLSLAAKTGPGLVVLRSFGKFFGLAGLRLGFAVAEEGLAARLTDYLGPWPVSGPALAVGAAALADHDWTRATIARLHDAAGRLDTILKGAGLEVLGGTSLFRLARHDRAGEVYERLGRAGILVRAFAFRPDILRFGLPGGREEEARLEQALAG from the coding sequence CTGACCCGACTTCCCCTTCACGGCGGCGATCTGGCCGCCGCCCAGGCCCGTTGGGGCCAACCGGCCGAAGGCTGGCTGGACCTGTCCACCGGGATCAATCCCTGGCCTTGGCCCTGGCCCCATCCCCTTTTCGACCCGAACCCCGCATGCTGGCGGCGGTTGCCCGATTCCGGGGCCAACCAGGCCCTGCTGGATGCCGCGTCCCGCCGCTGGGCGGTTCCCGCCGCGGCGCGGGTGGTGGCGGGAACCGGCAGCCAGGCGCTGATCCAGGCCCTGCCCCGCATCACGAAACCCACCCGGGCGGCCATCCTGGCCCCCACCTATGGCGAGCACGCCCGCGCCTGGACTGCCGCCGGCCACGACGTCCGCGAGATCGCCGGACTGGACGATATGGGCGAGGCCCGCGTGGTGGTGGCGGTCAATCCCAACAATCCCGATGGACGGGTCATCGAGCCCGGCCGCCTGCTCGATCTTGCCGGGCGGCTGGCGGGGCAAGGCGGCATGCTGGTGGTGGACGAGGCTTTCTGCGACGAACGCCCCGACCTGTCGCTCGCCGCCAAGACCGGCCCCGGATTGGTGGTCCTGCGCTCGTTCGGCAAGTTCTTCGGTCTGGCCGGATTGCGCCTGGGCTTCGCCGTGGCCGAGGAGGGGCTGGCCGCCCGCCTCACCGATTATCTCGGCCCCTGGCCGGTCTCCGGCCCGGCCCTGGCCGTGGGCGCCGCCGCCCTGGCCGACCATGACTGGACCCGGGCCACCATCGCCCGCCTGCACGATGCCGCCGGGCGCCTGGACACCATCCTGAAAGGCGCCGGGCTGGAGGTGCTGGGCGGCACGTCCCTGTTCCGTCTGGCCCGCCACGACCGGGCCGGCGAGGTCTATGAGCGCCTGGGCCGTGCCGGCATCCTGGTGCGCGCCTTCGCCTTTCGCCCCGACATCCTGCGCTTCGGCCTGCCGGGCGGCAGAGAAGAGGAAGCGCGGCTGGAACAGGCCCTGGCGGGCTGA
- a CDS encoding flagellar biosynthesis regulator FlaF, protein MSQPIQLETLKIGEQDAFGLVEAAITLDQSRGDKARLAAALEQNLQLWVAIRTLVSDSASGLPEAVKANLKRLSDFVADTTLKKGVEISDNTITTLVNVNLQISEGLLESANRA, encoded by the coding sequence ATGTCTCAACCAATCCAGCTCGAAACGCTCAAGATCGGCGAACAGGACGCCTTCGGCCTGGTGGAGGCGGCCATCACGCTCGACCAGTCGCGCGGCGACAAGGCCCGGCTGGCGGCGGCGCTGGAACAGAATCTGCAGTTGTGGGTGGCCATCCGCACCCTGGTCTCCGATTCGGCCAGCGGCCTGCCCGAGGCGGTCAAGGCCAACCTGAAGCGCCTGTCGGACTTCGTCGCCGACACCACCTTGAAGAAGGGCGTCGAGATCAGCGACAACACCATCACCACCCTGGTCAACGTCAATCTCCAGATTTCCGAGGGGCTGCTGGAAAGCGCCAACCGAGCCTGA